The genomic DNA AATCCCCGCTCAAACAACCGGCGGGTGTGTGGCTGGTGTCCGCGACCGTATCCTAAACCaaatccccctccccctccctctctcctcccctcatccagTTCTTAACGATCCAACTCGCTTATCCGTTTCccgtctttctccttctccttctccttcttctccttctcattctccttctccttctccttctcccttgaCCCTCCCtcgttcttcaggtcctggaacACCTCAGTAAAGTAGTGCGGGTCTGCGTTTATCCTCAGCATTGGCCCGCTCATCCGGTCAATGAGACCAAGGGCCCGCTCCCAGAAGGCCTCCCGACTGGACTCCACCAGGAACGGCTTGAGCGGGTAGGAGATCTCGTTGCCCATGTAGGAGTAGGCCAGGTACAGGCAGGTGAGGAAGGTCGCCTGCAGCTCGTATTCAGACACCGTGTCTTCCTCCACGGCCTCTCGGCAGAGCAAGTAGACGAAGACCAGGTTAGCCGGGGTGATGAAGCCCTGGTCTTGCCAGCCCTGCACTAACAGAGCCCGGTCCACGTTACGGAACCACAGGATGACCTCATTGGCCGTGAGCTCTTTGAGCTTGAAGCAGCGGCGGCAGAGAAAGTCAGAGAGACACCTCAGGAGCTCGCCGGTGGAAGCCTGGAGGACGAACAACACAAACAGTtagacacacacgcgcgcgcgcgcacacacacacacacacacacacacacacacacgttacccACCTGCACCACCACCCTCCGAGGGGAGATGAATAAGCGTCCATTCTGGGTCTGCCGCCGGGTCTGGTCCGGTACTGTAGGAACAGGCACAGGAATTGGCCCGGGTTTGGGCCCTGTCGGTTTTCGGTCGAGTATTCCGTTGGACGGTTGTGATTTCTTGATGTTGTCGGTGTTGAGCTGGTCCACCAAGGGATCGGATTTGGCCTGGCTGGCGTCGGGTTTGGGATTCACCTTTTTGGCATTCTTCTTCTTGGCCGATGCGGCGACCAGCCTCTTCCACGTCAGAGCATGGAGCAGCACCGAGTGGCGCTTCTTTAGGCTCTTCTCCTGTGGTTTCCCGCCGGTCGCAAGGTCCGGTTTctcgtccacacacacaccgcccGCTGCCTTCCTTGACCTCGgcgacagagacagaacagtacCCATGTCTGCAGCGCGCAGCGCCTTCCAACACACGGAGCTTCCCGAGCTTTGTGTCCCAGTCCGTATCGATGGGGTGTTCGAATAGTTTAATTAAAgttcacacacacagctacattgACGGTTTGACCGCGGAGAGTCCAGAGATGTCCAGAGGTGTGTGATACTCGGTGATTCCAGCAATATGCGCGAGATTCACtcacacatttctctctctctctctttctctctcgctctctctctctctctctctctctctctgactctttctctctattgAACACACAgtcgtcccccctctctctctctctctctctctctctctctctctctctctctatcacacacacgtTCACGAATCACGATCACACACACGCTGTGCCACTCCTTCTGTCGCAGCGCAGCGCGCGGCACTCAGCTCTTGGAATGGACAGAGGCCGGTAACTGCAGGTGCGCGAGAGATGCTGCCGGTTTAAAAGCGTTAAACGGGAGTTACAGCTCCAAATCTCCAACCAGAGAGGATGGTGCTTAGATTGACAGGTTATTCGAccaatgtgtgtgcgtgcgtgtgtgtga from Oncorhynchus clarkii lewisi isolate Uvic-CL-2024 chromosome 7, UVic_Ocla_1.0, whole genome shotgun sequence includes the following:
- the LOC139412792 gene encoding cyclin-dependent kinase 5 activator 1-like, whose product is MGTVLSLSPRSRKAAGGVCVDEKPDLATGGKPQEKSLKKRHSVLLHALTWKRLVAASAKKKNAKKVNPKPDASQAKSDPLVDQLNTDNIKKSQPSNGILDRKPTGPKPGPIPVPVPTVPDQTRRQTQNGRLFISPRRVVVQASTGELLRCLSDFLCRRCFKLKELTANEVILWFRNVDRALLVQGWQDQGFITPANLVFVYLLCREAVEEDTVSEYELQATFLTCLYLAYSYMGNEISYPLKPFLVESSREAFWERALGLIDRMSGPMLRINADPHYFTEVFQDLKNEGGSREKEKEKENEKEKKEKEKEKDGKRISELDR